In the Fibrobacter sp. UWB4 genome, one interval contains:
- a CDS encoding polysaccharide biosynthesis tyrosine autokinase, producing MNEKMTQNMSNASADGEIDILEIIVYLKSKWKFLLVFLFFGVVFGCLAAMWIRPSFKSDILLQVNVKGNKQGLALGEMGALFDVSTPSAAEMELIKSRVILDQVVQDERLCYSAVPLNKLDRLMHREGRMDLELLVIPRAFEEAKGELVARVTADSSAYEVIGLEGEVVLSGKVGETYRKPFAGDTLAICVKNLTATVGQTFLLTAVHPQVAAGNLLKGLSISEEGKSSGIIRVSLENRYADRVAAILNTVANTYLKQNIEMRSAEAKKTLMFLEEQLPGVKAKLDSAEQKLTSFRNAKGTIDLSGETRLHLEKDVTLQQRIIELEQKKQEVLRLFRAEHPTVRTIEEQQARLRRELARQQRSASSLPVLQQEVLSLQEEVEVNNKLYTNLLNNIQQLRVVQAGEVGNVRIVDQAYEPLKPNKPNRKLIFLGVMGAFLLLGCFIVYIRRLLSNGVCSSSEVEQATGVGVYGKLPMLDGKTLNDVYKPCVATNPDDPFAEGIRALRTALEFSVFSDGKKVLMVSGLVQGVGKSFVSTNLAASFAMSGKKVLLVDMDLRRGHLFKHSQKGLCEMLEEENYGDDYVVKVMDNFHVLGAGARVVNPGGLLTSSRFSAFLDAFRDKYDLIVLDTPPVFQCSDALLVEKHADYLLCVLKHAAHTIESIQDALNTFDRSTETPLQKAFVFNKCERHAGSGYGSYGYYGYHKKY from the coding sequence ATGAATGAGAAAATGACTCAGAATATGTCGAATGCGTCTGCTGATGGCGAAATCGATATTCTTGAGATAATTGTGTATTTGAAAAGCAAGTGGAAATTCTTGCTCGTTTTCTTGTTCTTTGGCGTTGTTTTTGGCTGCCTTGCCGCAATGTGGATTCGCCCGTCCTTTAAGAGCGACATTCTTCTCCAGGTAAATGTTAAGGGAAATAAGCAGGGCCTTGCTCTTGGCGAAATGGGTGCGTTGTTTGATGTCTCGACGCCTTCCGCTGCCGAAATGGAACTCATCAAGAGCCGTGTCATTCTGGATCAGGTCGTCCAGGACGAGAGACTGTGCTATTCTGCTGTTCCGCTCAATAAGCTTGATCGTCTTATGCATCGCGAAGGCCGCATGGATCTTGAACTTCTGGTTATTCCGCGCGCGTTCGAAGAAGCGAAGGGTGAACTTGTGGCCCGCGTCACAGCCGACTCCAGTGCATACGAAGTAATCGGACTAGAGGGCGAGGTCGTACTGTCCGGCAAGGTCGGTGAAACTTACCGTAAGCCTTTTGCTGGTGATACTTTAGCCATTTGTGTCAAGAACCTGACCGCAACCGTTGGTCAGACTTTCTTGCTCACTGCCGTGCATCCGCAGGTTGCTGCTGGGAATCTCCTCAAGGGTCTTAGCATTTCGGAAGAAGGTAAGAGTTCTGGCATTATCAGAGTGTCTCTTGAAAACCGTTACGCGGATCGAGTTGCTGCTATTTTGAACACTGTCGCTAATACATATCTGAAACAGAATATCGAAATGCGCAGTGCCGAAGCCAAGAAAACTTTGATGTTCCTTGAAGAGCAGTTGCCGGGCGTTAAGGCCAAGCTCGATTCTGCTGAACAGAAGTTGACCTCGTTCCGCAATGCAAAGGGAACTATTGACCTTTCGGGCGAAACTCGTTTGCACCTTGAAAAGGACGTGACTCTCCAGCAGCGCATCATCGAGCTGGAACAGAAAAAGCAAGAAGTCCTTCGCCTGTTCCGTGCGGAACACCCGACGGTCCGTACGATTGAAGAACAGCAGGCCAGACTGCGTCGCGAACTTGCCAGACAGCAGCGTTCCGCATCTAGCTTGCCGGTCTTGCAGCAGGAAGTGCTTTCGTTGCAGGAAGAAGTTGAAGTCAACAACAAGCTTTACACGAACTTGCTGAACAATATCCAGCAGTTGCGAGTTGTCCAGGCCGGTGAAGTTGGCAATGTCCGCATTGTGGACCAGGCTTATGAACCGCTTAAGCCGAATAAGCCCAACAGGAAGCTTATCTTCCTTGGGGTTATGGGTGCATTTCTGCTTCTGGGCTGCTTTATTGTCTATATCCGTCGCTTGCTCTCGAACGGTGTTTGCAGCAGCAGCGAAGTGGAGCAGGCTACAGGCGTGGGCGTTTACGGCAAGCTTCCTATGCTTGACGGTAAGACGTTGAACGATGTATATAAGCCTTGCGTTGCCACTAACCCGGACGATCCGTTTGCAGAAGGCATCCGCGCTCTTCGTACGGCTCTTGAATTTTCTGTCTTCTCGGATGGCAAGAAGGTGTTGATGGTGTCTGGCCTTGTGCAGGGAGTCGGTAAGTCCTTTGTCTCTACAAACCTTGCTGCGTCCTTTGCCATGTCGGGCAAGAAAGTTTTGCTGGTCGATATGGACCTTCGTCGTGGTCACCTGTTCAAGCATAGCCAGAAGGGCTTGTGCGAAATGCTTGAAGAAGAAAACTATGGCGACGACTATGTTGTCAAGGTGATGGACAATTTCCATGTCCTAGGTGCAGGCGCCCGTGTCGTGAATCCGGGTGGACTTTTGACCAGTTCTAGATTTAGCGCTTTCCTTGATGCATTCAGGGATAAGTATGACTTGATTGTTCTGGATACTCCTCCGGTATTCCAGTGCAGTGACGCATTGCTTGTCGAAAAGCATGCGGACTATCTGTTGTGTGTTTTGAAGCATGCAGCTCATACCATTGAAAGCATCCAAGATGCCTTGAATACTTTTGACCGCAGTACGGAAACACCGTTGCAGAAGGCTTTCGTCTTCAACAAGTGCGAGCGTCATGCGGGGTCCGGCTATGGTAGCTACGGCTACTATGGCTATCACAAGAAATATTAA
- a CDS encoding histidine phosphatase family protein, with protein MGIFSQKSSKGWNFGFKVSCSALLAALLFACGDDPVSGQKDDLKDDSSSSGKIDSLQSSSSSKTPSRSSSSSSKGKVSSSSSLKEVDPLDGQDIVYVLVNGSVSGSIALDGFASTAKVKMVQLDTANSYKETKNVFSGKVGKGGTYGIDKIDLPQPYVIFSVDGKVDNIVDGKSASITLSALSDATSGEVFNLNLLTTLESERTLGLLSGRQKVSFEDAKKKASEDVWGVFHLAAADFDASELIHVSDLSESGAALLASTLLLQAGANGDFAKSFKAVAADVRKDGVWDDSDAKIAIADWALSNDLEDGYASVRKALEKKWSKAAEFEKFVRNFYLTELEFPKCDAESAGEIFFVKNKASKFYAANYGDVSKSRERFVCDEKSGWTSIPDSLKDFMGETTPAKDGEVRRGTFSGEFFTYDGSSKQWRKATAVEKDRYFVLNSDAKEFVDIQDVYESIKDDERVIFVLRHAERGDDTSKGGTLTDNGKKQSEEVGARLTKFKEDFVLGASEFLRAHQTVESIAKGRGQSYDKRDTIPQLNDDWYAKNNEAVEKAKNECGGGWEVTSKYAYTGAYSTGADAAYYNLAERSVELIEDVLVKKYPTEKFVLLSSHDKLMVPLVAYCSNLQVELKKYENNGKWINYLAGVAIIIDKDGNRRYVAIRGLKSGYAN; from the coding sequence ATGGGGATTTTTTCTCAAAAGAGTTCTAAGGGTTGGAATTTTGGGTTCAAGGTTTCTTGTTCCGCGTTACTTGCTGCACTCCTTTTCGCTTGCGGTGACGATCCCGTCAGCGGACAGAAAGATGATTTGAAGGATGATTCCAGCTCGTCTGGCAAGATCGATAGCTTGCAATCTTCATCAAGTTCGAAGACTCCCAGTAGATCCTCGTCGAGTAGCTCTAAAGGCAAGGTCTCGTCTTCCAGTAGCCTGAAGGAGGTTGATCCCCTTGACGGTCAAGATATCGTTTATGTGCTTGTCAATGGATCCGTGTCGGGTTCTATTGCCCTGGATGGGTTTGCAAGTACTGCTAAAGTCAAAATGGTGCAGCTGGATACGGCAAATTCGTACAAGGAAACGAAAAACGTATTTTCGGGCAAAGTCGGCAAGGGTGGAACGTACGGTATAGACAAAATAGACCTGCCGCAGCCTTATGTGATCTTTTCTGTAGATGGTAAAGTCGATAACATTGTAGACGGTAAGTCTGCTTCAATTACGCTTTCGGCTTTGAGTGATGCGACTTCGGGCGAAGTGTTCAATTTGAACTTGCTTACGACGCTTGAGTCGGAACGTACTCTTGGCCTTTTGAGTGGGCGGCAGAAAGTCTCGTTTGAAGATGCGAAGAAAAAGGCTTCGGAAGATGTATGGGGCGTGTTCCATTTGGCCGCTGCTGACTTTGATGCAAGCGAACTGATACATGTTTCTGACCTCAGCGAGTCTGGTGCTGCGCTCTTGGCGTCAACGCTCCTGTTGCAGGCGGGGGCAAACGGCGATTTTGCGAAGTCCTTCAAGGCGGTTGCAGCTGATGTCCGCAAGGATGGAGTGTGGGACGACTCTGATGCAAAAATCGCAATTGCTGATTGGGCTTTGTCGAACGACCTGGAAGATGGCTACGCATCGGTCCGTAAGGCTCTTGAAAAGAAATGGAGCAAGGCTGCTGAATTTGAAAAGTTCGTCAGGAACTTTTATTTGACGGAATTGGAATTCCCGAAGTGCGATGCGGAATCCGCTGGTGAAATTTTCTTCGTGAAAAATAAGGCGAGTAAATTTTATGCAGCGAATTATGGCGATGTTTCAAAGTCTAGGGAAAGATTTGTCTGTGATGAAAAGTCCGGCTGGACGTCTATTCCGGATAGCTTGAAGGACTTCATGGGCGAAACTACTCCAGCAAAAGATGGCGAAGTTCGCCGTGGTACTTTCTCTGGAGAGTTCTTTACGTATGACGGAAGCTCAAAACAGTGGCGCAAGGCGACTGCTGTTGAAAAAGACCGTTATTTTGTCCTGAACTCCGATGCAAAGGAATTTGTGGATATTCAGGATGTCTACGAAAGCATCAAGGATGACGAGCGCGTTATCTTTGTGCTACGCCATGCAGAACGCGGTGACGATACAAGCAAGGGCGGGACGCTCACGGACAACGGTAAAAAGCAGTCCGAAGAAGTTGGCGCTCGACTCACGAAGTTCAAGGAAGACTTTGTCCTTGGTGCTTCTGAATTCTTGCGCGCGCACCAGACTGTGGAATCGATTGCGAAAGGCCGCGGACAGTCTTATGACAAGCGCGATACGATCCCGCAGCTGAATGATGACTGGTATGCCAAGAATAACGAGGCGGTCGAAAAGGCGAAAAATGAATGCGGTGGCGGTTGGGAAGTGACTTCCAAGTATGCTTACACGGGGGCTTATTCGACGGGTGCCGATGCCGCATACTATAATCTTGCGGAACGCTCGGTGGAACTCATCGAAGATGTTCTTGTCAAAAAGTATCCGACAGAAAAGTTCGTCCTTTTGAGTTCTCATGACAAGCTTATGGTACCCCTTGTCGCTTACTGCTCGAATTTGCAGGTGGAACTCAAGAAGTACGAGAATAACGGCAAGTGGATCAACTACCTGGCTGGTGTCGCGATCATCATCGACAAGGACGGAAACCGCCGTTATGTCGCTATTCGCGGTCTCAAGTCTGGGTACGCGAACTAG
- a CDS encoding histidine phosphatase family protein has translation MSFLLWTACDSVRYGSVPCEGDECGDISEIESSDSKDSLSSENPRKDNKSSSSSVNGSSQREHRHRSSSSKGSGKDTSEVQNPIIDTTITGTFTCHDGVLVPAEAAEETEDKAADFRRAGVAISGLAEKGPFRYGTSVKIVELDSVKRLADSDRSHETCIVTTDGSFNFANINLVSPYVRVEANGFYVDELTGGVSSSLIKLNAVVDLSKRDSFNVNMLTHMAAPRVRKLVEDSGNNQPIGSQSGRALSDVLSSFGISLGGSGGGGYGGFGGWNRGGQTTASSKSAEDISLFGSDDYSAALLAVSVMIQSYGSVSDMLKFANSVADDIRGDGNWGDNSSKAKLADKLLMLDAEGGLEKIRKNMEGWNLGKVPDFEKHVRNFWTKTHGFETCGTMNAGQVKHVGNSQSEYFVSYYEQPDGPKIRFICDRTTKNWRVATDLEKDTYGLGAGDYDGQIKSGKVNQDKSYIYDQGKKTWREPEPGEILEFEDVGDVLKTVAAGEKVIFILRHAERTDDTGKSGHLTSNGKKQSQTVGEKFKGENIYFANSTYTRSYETCENVAAGAGFTSLVSDTIPDLDGAWFEKDEAKFESYKNSDGGGWVVTSAYAYKGIYMDAFYPLKSRGEEFITEVVKPRFEKVNKVAVWISHDMLVVPLTVFCTDGKVNLRYFDTKQWINYLAGVAIILGTDGSLRYVPVKGLTSGTMTM, from the coding sequence TTGTCGTTTTTGCTGTGGACAGCGTGTGATTCTGTCCGTTATGGCTCTGTGCCGTGTGAAGGCGATGAATGCGGTGATATATCCGAAATAGAAAGTTCTGATTCGAAGGATAGCCTTTCTAGTGAAAATCCGCGCAAAGATAATAAGAGTAGCTCTTCTTCAGTGAACGGTTCTTCGCAAAGGGAACACCGTCATCGAAGCTCTAGTAGTAAAGGGTCCGGCAAGGATACTTCGGAAGTTCAGAATCCCATTATCGATACGACTATAACCGGGACATTCACATGTCACGATGGTGTTCTTGTTCCTGCTGAAGCTGCTGAGGAAACGGAAGACAAAGCGGCTGATTTCCGTAGAGCGGGAGTTGCGATCTCGGGCTTAGCCGAGAAGGGTCCGTTCCGTTACGGGACTTCGGTAAAGATTGTTGAGCTGGATAGCGTAAAGCGCTTGGCCGATTCTGACAGGTCGCATGAAACATGCATTGTCACTACGGATGGCTCGTTTAATTTTGCAAATATCAATCTTGTTTCGCCGTATGTGAGGGTCGAGGCGAATGGCTTTTATGTGGATGAGCTGACTGGCGGGGTTTCCTCGTCACTGATAAAGCTCAATGCTGTTGTGGACTTGTCTAAGCGCGATTCGTTCAACGTTAACATGCTAACGCACATGGCAGCTCCGCGTGTGAGGAAGCTTGTCGAAGATTCCGGCAATAACCAGCCAATCGGGAGCCAGAGCGGTCGCGCCCTGAGCGATGTGCTTTCGTCTTTCGGGATTAGCCTTGGCGGTTCTGGCGGTGGAGGCTATGGCGGTTTTGGCGGCTGGAATCGCGGTGGACAGACGACAGCGTCGAGCAAGTCCGCAGAAGATATTAGCTTGTTCGGTTCGGACGATTACAGTGCGGCGCTTTTGGCGGTTTCTGTGATGATACAGAGCTATGGCTCGGTAAGCGATATGCTCAAGTTTGCAAATTCCGTGGCCGATGATATCCGTGGCGATGGCAACTGGGGCGATAATTCTTCCAAGGCGAAACTTGCTGATAAGCTTTTGATGCTCGATGCTGAAGGTGGCCTTGAAAAAATCCGCAAGAACATGGAAGGCTGGAACCTTGGCAAGGTACCGGATTTTGAAAAGCATGTGCGGAATTTCTGGACAAAGACTCACGGCTTTGAAACTTGCGGTACGATGAATGCTGGCCAGGTGAAGCATGTGGGTAACAGCCAGAGCGAATACTTTGTCTCTTACTATGAACAGCCGGATGGCCCGAAGATCCGTTTTATTTGCGACAGGACCACTAAGAACTGGCGCGTGGCGACTGACCTTGAAAAAGATACGTATGGCTTGGGCGCTGGTGATTACGATGGACAAATCAAGAGCGGAAAAGTCAATCAGGATAAGTCTTACATTTACGACCAGGGCAAAAAGACCTGGCGTGAACCCGAGCCGGGCGAAATTCTTGAATTTGAAGATGTTGGCGATGTTTTGAAGACTGTTGCAGCCGGTGAAAAGGTCATCTTTATTTTGCGCCATGCGGAGCGTACAGATGATACTGGTAAGAGCGGGCACTTGACGAGTAACGGAAAGAAGCAGTCACAAACTGTGGGCGAAAAGTTCAAGGGTGAAAATATTTACTTTGCAAACTCGACTTATACGCGAAGCTATGAGACTTGCGAAAATGTGGCGGCCGGTGCGGGATTCACAAGCCTTGTGAGCGATACGATTCCGGATTTGGACGGTGCTTGGTTTGAAAAAGACGAAGCGAAGTTCGAAAGCTACAAGAATTCCGATGGCGGTGGCTGGGTGGTTACATCGGCCTATGCGTACAAAGGAATTTATATGGATGCGTTCTACCCGCTCAAGTCCCGTGGCGAAGAATTTATAACCGAGGTTGTGAAGCCGCGTTTTGAAAAGGTCAATAAGGTGGCTGTGTGGATTTCTCATGACATGCTTGTCGTTCCGCTCACGGTGTTCTGCACGGACGGAAAGGTCAATCTGCGCTATTTTGACACAAAGCAGTGGATCAATTACCTTGCCGGCGTGGCGATCATCCTGGGTACCGACGGCTCGCTTCGCTATGTGCCTGTGAAGGGCCTAACTTCCGGCACGATGACGATGTGA
- a CDS encoding GtrA family protein, whose product MKHFIKYNAIGVMNTLITLAAVWILHQVLDWNLELSNFLGFVAGGLNSYIMNRIWNFKSTNKKRTEVVRFIIVFLCSYGINLLVLEGSAHVLTNASWCADFTAFISRFMKPTYFANIIANVVYVLVSFTLYKKWVFKS is encoded by the coding sequence GTGAAACATTTTATCAAATACAACGCCATCGGTGTAATGAACACCTTGATCACCCTTGCCGCCGTCTGGATATTGCACCAGGTCCTGGACTGGAATCTGGAACTTTCGAACTTTCTTGGTTTCGTTGCCGGCGGCCTCAACAGCTACATCATGAACCGCATTTGGAACTTCAAGAGCACCAACAAGAAGCGCACGGAAGTCGTACGTTTTATCATCGTTTTCCTCTGCTCTTACGGCATAAACCTACTTGTTCTGGAAGGTTCCGCCCACGTGCTCACGAACGCTTCCTGGTGCGCAGACTTTACCGCCTTCATCTCCAGATTCATGAAGCCGACCTACTTCGCGAACATCATCGCAAACGTCGTTTACGTCCTCGTAAGCTTTACGCTCTATAAGAAATGGGTGTTTAAGAGTTAA
- a CDS encoding acetyl-CoA hydrolase/transferase C-terminal domain-containing protein: protein MTWITTKKCSAASAADMIRNGDVLGVSGFTLAGYPKAVPLAIAARAEKLHEAGQEFKVTLFAGASTGDSCDGALARAKALKLRMPYQSNPSLRKAINDGSIRYIDAHLGKMGYLVRTGAVPAPTVAIIEVSAILPDGRVCLSTSGGNSVCYLEMAPKIILELNTRLGDSCIGMHDNALPELPPHARPLAIYSAGDRVGGEFVQIDPNKVIAIVENEAYDEVTPFVEPDEVSKNIGERILDFIRFEESHGRLPKGLAYQSGVGKVANAVLCAMADDDRLGQIDLFTEVIQEAVLPLLKKGKLGIASGTALTLSQAAQKEFVENSAEWKKHFIIRQQEVSNSPDVIRRLGVISMNTALEADIFGNVNSSLVCGSAMMNGIGGSADFARHCALGFFLTPSVAKGGAISSIVPYVSHVDHTDHDTQIFVTEQGLADLRGLPVEERARLIIKNCAHPDYRDALTDVLEYGLKHAKGVHLPLALSRAFEMHTRFLETGKML from the coding sequence ATGACCTGGATTACAACTAAGAAATGCAGTGCTGCCAGCGCTGCAGATATGATTCGTAATGGCGATGTTCTCGGGGTTTCCGGATTTACTTTGGCAGGATACCCCAAAGCGGTTCCCTTGGCGATTGCAGCACGTGCTGAAAAATTGCACGAAGCGGGTCAGGAATTTAAGGTAACGTTGTTCGCAGGCGCCTCGACAGGCGACAGTTGCGATGGCGCTCTTGCCCGCGCGAAGGCTCTGAAACTTCGCATGCCATACCAGTCCAATCCGAGTTTGCGCAAGGCGATTAACGATGGAAGCATCCGCTACATTGACGCGCATTTGGGTAAGATGGGTTATCTTGTGCGTACTGGGGCTGTCCCTGCGCCGACGGTTGCGATTATTGAAGTTTCTGCGATTTTGCCGGATGGACGCGTTTGCCTTTCGACTTCGGGCGGTAACTCCGTCTGCTACCTAGAAATGGCACCGAAGATTATCCTTGAATTGAACACTCGTCTGGGCGATAGCTGTATCGGCATGCACGATAACGCCCTTCCGGAACTTCCGCCGCATGCAAGACCGCTTGCAATATACAGCGCCGGAGACCGCGTGGGTGGTGAATTTGTACAGATTGACCCGAACAAGGTCATTGCGATTGTCGAGAACGAAGCGTATGATGAAGTGACTCCGTTTGTGGAACCTGATGAAGTTTCTAAGAACATCGGCGAACGCATCTTGGACTTTATCCGGTTCGAAGAATCGCACGGCAGACTTCCGAAGGGGCTTGCTTACCAGAGTGGCGTGGGCAAGGTCGCAAATGCGGTGCTTTGCGCGATGGCGGACGATGACCGCCTTGGGCAAATTGACTTGTTTACTGAAGTGATTCAGGAAGCGGTGCTCCCGCTTTTGAAAAAAGGCAAGCTTGGCATCGCGTCTGGAACGGCACTTACGCTTTCGCAGGCGGCGCAGAAAGAATTTGTTGAAAATAGCGCCGAATGGAAAAAGCATTTCATTATCCGCCAGCAGGAAGTGAGCAACAGCCCGGATGTAATTCGCCGCCTGGGCGTGATTTCCATGAATACGGCTCTGGAAGCGGATATCTTTGGCAATGTGAACAGTTCGCTTGTGTGCGGTTCGGCGATGATGAACGGCATCGGCGGCTCGGCTGACTTTGCTCGCCATTGCGCTCTCGGATTTTTCCTCACGCCGTCTGTGGCGAAGGGCGGTGCGATTTCGAGCATTGTGCCTTACGTGAGCCATGTGGACCATACCGATCACGATACGCAGATCTTTGTGACGGAGCAAGGCCTTGCGGATCTTCGCGGCTTGCCGGTCGAAGAACGCGCCCGTCTGATTATCAAGAACTGTGCCCACCCGGACTACCGCGATGCGCTCACGGATGTTCTGGAGTACGGTCTCAAGCATGCGAAAGGCGTCCACTTGCCGCTTGCACTTTCCCGCGCTTTCGAGATGCATACCCGCTTCCTCGAAACAGGCAAGATGCTGTAA
- a CDS encoding OmpA family protein: MKKIVAMSLLAGSFAFAQSGLMGGADGLNQKTAQTLGQGGFAAGFGGQASYDSWSLTRGGHFSKAGNKDSFHDNVGSLTANINFAAGVTDFMDIGLALPLYYDHANAHKVGEGDMWKASRGDLELWAKAKLPLDEATDGIFNAAIAAQFYFPTGDKSVGVRPRHAWYLNAKGEQTHPYTLNGMAFGGELILTLDLQKVGAPLRFNGNVGFVGTVGRGSNTLVYGGGINVLPTDWMDFFVEANGEFRVEKGEYPRDPGYDPFTLTPGFRFHLPANIDIALGLDVGIRALSNFTWKYKDEMHAAESYQLHYGDKHGNKIVYGYTPTPRYAGTAALTWRFGNVRGADEDNDGVANNVDQCAATPAGAVVDANGCPIDGDNDGVFDGLDQCAETPAGAVVDAAGCPVDSDNDGVADGIDQCAETPAGVVVDAAGCPVDSDKDGVADYLDKCPNTAAGATIDANGCPIDSDKDGVADYLDQCPNTPAGVAVDAKGCPVDADNDGVADYLDKCPNTAAGLPVNADGCSPDGDSDGIVDALDKCPNTPAGVSVDEVGCPVDSDKDGVADHLDKCPNTLVGVAVDKNGCPNKNQDLDKLKKGIQFKTGSAKLTASSNKTLNNIAKLLKKLPAVNLEIQGHTDDTGKEEKNKKISEQRAQAVVKYLVKKGIDSERLRAVGYGSDKPIADNKTKKGRKLNRRVELVPFEK; encoded by the coding sequence ATGAAAAAAATAGTCGCAATGTCTCTCTTGGCCGGTAGCTTCGCGTTCGCGCAGTCCGGTCTGATGGGCGGAGCCGATGGTCTCAACCAGAAAACAGCCCAAACCCTCGGTCAGGGTGGCTTTGCTGCCGGTTTCGGTGGCCAGGCTTCTTATGACTCTTGGTCCCTCACTCGCGGTGGCCATTTCAGCAAGGCTGGCAACAAGGACAGCTTCCATGACAACGTTGGTAGCTTGACTGCAAATATCAACTTTGCAGCTGGCGTGACGGACTTCATGGATATCGGTCTTGCCCTCCCGCTTTACTACGACCATGCTAACGCACACAAGGTCGGTGAAGGCGACATGTGGAAGGCTAGCCGTGGTGACCTCGAACTCTGGGCAAAGGCAAAGCTTCCGCTCGATGAAGCAACTGATGGCATCTTCAATGCTGCTATCGCTGCTCAGTTCTACTTCCCGACTGGCGACAAGTCCGTTGGCGTACGTCCGCGTCACGCTTGGTACTTGAACGCTAAGGGCGAACAGACTCACCCGTACACCCTCAATGGCATGGCTTTTGGTGGTGAATTGATCCTCACTCTCGACCTCCAGAAGGTTGGCGCTCCGCTCCGCTTCAACGGTAACGTCGGTTTCGTCGGTACTGTTGGCCGTGGTTCCAACACGTTGGTCTACGGTGGTGGCATCAACGTCCTCCCGACTGACTGGATGGACTTCTTCGTTGAAGCTAACGGTGAATTCCGTGTAGAAAAGGGTGAATATCCGCGTGATCCGGGTTATGATCCGTTCACTCTTACTCCGGGCTTCCGTTTCCACCTCCCGGCAAACATCGACATCGCCCTCGGTCTCGATGTGGGTATCCGTGCTCTCTCCAACTTCACTTGGAAGTACAAGGACGAAATGCACGCTGCTGAATCTTACCAGCTCCACTACGGTGACAAGCATGGTAACAAGATCGTTTACGGCTACACCCCGACTCCGCGTTATGCTGGTACCGCCGCTCTTACCTGGCGCTTCGGTAACGTCCGTGGTGCTGACGAAGATAACGATGGCGTAGCAAACAATGTTGACCAGTGCGCCGCTACTCCGGCAGGTGCTGTTGTTGACGCTAACGGCTGCCCGATTGACGGCGACAATGACGGTGTCTTCGACGGTCTCGACCAGTGCGCTGAAACTCCGGCTGGTGCTGTTGTTGACGCTGCTGGCTGCCCGGTTGACTCCGACAATGACGGTGTTGCTGATGGTATCGACCAGTGCGCTGAAACTCCGGCTGGCGTAGTTGTTGACGCTGCTGGCTGCCCGGTTGACTCTGATAAGGATGGCGTTGCTGATTACCTCGACAAGTGCCCGAACACTGCTGCTGGTGCTACTATCGATGCTAACGGCTGCCCGATCGATTCTGACAAGGACGGCGTTGCTGACTACCTCGATCAGTGCCCGAATACTCCGGCTGGTGTTGCTGTTGACGCTAAGGGTTGCCCGGTTGACGCTGATAACGACGGCGTTGCTGACTACCTCGACAAGTGCCCGAACACTGCTGCTGGTCTCCCGGTTAACGCTGATGGCTGCAGCCCGGACGGCGATAGCGACGGCATCGTTGATGCTCTCGACAAGTGCCCGAATACTCCGGCTGGCGTCTCTGTTGACGAAGTTGGTTGCCCGGTTGACTCCGACAAGGATGGCGTTGCCGATCACCTCGACAAGTGCCCGAACACCCTCGTTGGCGTTGCAGTTGACAAGAACGGCTGCCCGAACAAGAACCAGGACCTCGACAAGCTCAAGAAGGGTATCCAGTTCAAGACCGGTTCTGCTAAGCTCACCGCAAGCAGCAACAAGACCTTGAACAATATCGCTAAGTTGCTCAAGAAGCTCCCGGCTGTCAACCTCGAAATCCAGGGCCACACGGATGACACTGGTAAGGAAGAAAAGAACAAGAAGATCTCCGAACAGCGTGCACAGGCTGTTGTCAAGTACCTCGTCAAGAAGGGCATTGACAGCGAACGTCTCCGCGCAGTCGGTTACGGTTCTGACAAGCCGATCGCAGATAACAAGACTAAGAAGGGCCGCAAGCTCAACCGCCGTGTTGAACTCGTTCCGTTCGAAAAGTAA
- a CDS encoding acetyl-CoA carboxylase biotin carboxyl carrier protein subunit, with translation MKKTVRISFEGKTYDVEVEVLDSAVAAAPAAPVAAPAPAPAAPAAAPAVAGGTEVKSPLAGSVFKLKVAVGDTVAANQEVAVIEALKMENPVVAPCAGKVTSISVKETDTVTDGQVLMTIA, from the coding sequence ATGAAGAAAACAGTCCGTATCAGTTTCGAAGGCAAGACCTACGACGTCGAAGTAGAAGTTCTTGATTCCGCAGTTGCTGCAGCTCCTGCTGCTCCGGTTGCTGCTCCGGCACCGGCTCCTGCTGCTCCGGCAGCCGCTCCGGCCGTCGCTGGTGGCACCGAAGTCAAGAGCCCGCTCGCTGGCTCTGTGTTCAAGCTCAAGGTTGCTGTTGGCGACACTGTTGCTGCCAACCAGGAAGTGGCTGTTATCGAAGCCCTCAAGATGGAAAACCCGGTCGTCGCTCCGTGCGCAGGCAAGGTCACCTCTATCTCCGTCAAGGAAACCGACACCGTTACTGATGGCCAGGTCTTGATGACCATTGCCTAA